Proteins from one Haliaeetus albicilla chromosome 28, bHalAlb1.1, whole genome shotgun sequence genomic window:
- the IFNG gene encoding interferon gamma, whose translation MTCQTYSLLILSVIMIYFGHFGNSLNLLQLQGDIDRLKADFNSSHSDVADGGPIFTDKLINWTERNEKRIILSQIVSMYLEMLEKTDKNKAHTRHIVEELYTLKANLPDGLQKVKDLMDLSKIQMSDLRIQRKAVNELFSVLQKLVETSTSLKRKRSQFQRRCKC comes from the exons ATGACTTGCCAGACCTACAGCTTGCTTATTCTGTCTGTCATCATGATTTATTTTGGACATTTTGGAAATAGCTTAAATCTTCTTCAACTTCAAGGTGATATAGACCGACTGAAAGCTGACTTC AACTCAAGTCATTCAGACGTAGCTGACGGTGGACCTATTTTTACAGATAAACTGATAAACTGGACAGAG agaaatgaaaaaaggatTATCCTGAGCCAGATTGTTTCCATGTACTTGGAAATGCTTGAAAAAACTGACAAGAATAAGGCGCACACCAGGCATATAGTTGAGGAGCTCTATACTCTGAAAGCCAACCTTCCTGATGGCTTACAGAAGGTGAAAGACCTCATGGACCTCTCAAAGATTCAG ATGAGCGACCTGAGAATTCAACGCAAAGCTGTGAACGAGCTGTTCAGCGTCTTACAAAAACTGGTGGAGACTTCAACTTCtctcaaaaggaaaaggagccAGTTTCAGAGGAGGTGCAAATGCTAA